Proteins encoded in a region of the Esox lucius isolate fEsoLuc1 chromosome 9, fEsoLuc1.pri, whole genome shotgun sequence genome:
- the epn3b gene encoding epsin-3: MTTSALRRQVKNIVHNYSEAEIKVREATSNDPWGPSSSLMSEIADLTFNVVAFAEVMGMVWKRLNDHGKNWRHVYKALTLLDYLIKTGSERVAQQCRENAFTIQTLRDFQYMDRDGRDQGGNVREKARQLVSLLRDEERLGQERSQALKTKERMAGGTGGGGGMGHGGVPPANHPGRRTSQPSVAALYGEFSCSRGSPSSFNSSSSSPREASDLEQARPQTSGEEELQLQLALAMSREEGEKVQHCLHGNESLMHRTPEVSRREGQAGESTIFDLVDIFDPTSSEAPPPPDDPWVSLPAVTSDPWDSVEAVNSTTAVIGSPWKTRPSSSSPINPWAPSCSPTWDALPASSSSPVSHGCESPPPHPGEGADWTDPFSVREKEESNGEVGPPRVFTSPRDSPTDTDPFGERVLPPSVNGTEEDSPEMFHLTRPAPPLGSKSPRMCRTPEAFLGPTGASLVNLDALIPPHPPNKTHNNPFLLGLSAPSPTNPFHCDQPRLTLNQMLRPSSTSPVPPHTLSYSPSLPLPLPHQPSGFPSSHTQPSHSVLDVPQNLPHPLLPLSPAHLTKPPTHSHNPFL, encoded by the exons ATGACGACGTCAGCGCTGCGTCGCCAGGTGAAGAACATTGTTCACAACTACTCTGAGGCAGAGATCAAG GTGCGCGAAGCGACCTCCAACGACCCCTGgggcccctcctcctccctgatGTCGGAGATCGCTGACCTCACCTTCAACGTGGTGGCGTTTGCCGAGGTCATGGGCATGGTTTGGAAACGCCTCAATGACCACGGCAAGAACTGGAGACACGTCTACAAG GCCCTGACCCTGCTTGACTACCTGATCAAGACCGGCTCAGAGAGAGTGGCTCAGCAGTGCCGCGAGAACGCATTCACCATACAG ACGTTGCGTGACTTCCAGTACATGGACCGTGACGGCCGCGACCAGGGGGGCAACGTGAGGGAGAAAGCCCGCCAGCTGGTGTCACTACTCCGGGACGAGGAGAGGCTCGGACAGGAGAGGAGTCAGGCACTTAAGACCAAAGAACGCATGGCGGGCGGGACGGGAGGAGGTGGTGGGATGGGACATGGAGGCGTACCTCCAGCCAACCACCCTGGGAGGAGGACCAGCCAGCCCAGTGTGGCAGCTCTGTATGGGGAGTTCAGCTGCTCGCGGGGGTCACCCTCCTCCTTTAACT cctcctcctcttctcctcgtGAGGCGTCTGATCTAGAGCAGGCCCGCCCCCAGACTAGTGGGGAGGAGGAGCTACAACTGCAGCTGGCCTTGGCCATgagcagagaggagggggagaag GTCCAGCATTGTCTCCACGGAAATGAGTCGTTGATGCACAGAACCCCGGAGGTGAGCAGGAGGGAAGGACAGGCAGGAGAG TCGACTATTTTCGATCTAGTGGATATCTTTGACCCCACCTCTTCTGAAGCTCCGCCCCCTCCAGACGACCCCTGGGTCTCCCTGCCtgctgtgacctctgacccctgggACTCTGTAG AAGCGGTCAACTCCACTACGGCTGTGATTGGTAGTCCCTGGAAGACCCGCCCCTCTTCCTCCAGCCCCATCAATCCCTGGGCTCCGTCATGCTCTCCCACCTGGGATGCCCTGCCCGCATCTTCATCAAGCCCTGTCAGTCATGGCTGCGAGAGCCCACCCCCTCACCCAGGGGAAGGTGCTGATTGGACGGATCCCTTCTCTGTCAGGGAAAAGGAGGAGTCTAATGGAGAGGTTGGACCACCCAGAGTCTTCACATCACCACGTGACAGTCCTACag acacagacccgTTTGGGGAGCGTGTTCTGCCCCCATCGGTCAACGGAACTGAAGAGGACAGCCCAGAGATGTTCCACCTGACTCGTCCAGCCCCCCCTCTGGGTTCCAAGAGCCCTCGAATGTGTCGTACCCCAGAAGCCTTCCTGGGACCGACGGGGGCGTCCCTAGTCAACCTGGACGCCCTGATACCTCCTCACCCTCCTAACAAGACCCACAACAACCCCTTCCTTTTAG gccTGAGTGCTCCCTCCCCCACCAACCCGTTCCACTGTGACCAGCCGCGCCTCACCCTCAACCAGATGCTCCGGCCCAGTTCCACCTCCCCCGTACCCCCCCACACCCTCTCCTACAGCCCCTCtctacccctccccctcccccaccagcCGTCCGGATTCCCCTCCTCCCACACCCAGCCTTCCCACAGTGTCCTGGACGTCCCCCAAAACCTACCACACCCCttgctccccctctcccccgccCACCTCACCAAGCccccaacacacagccacaaccCCTTCCTGTGA